Proteins co-encoded in one bacterium genomic window:
- a CDS encoding prephenate dehydrogenase/arogenate dehydrogenase family protein: protein MKPIFPNVAILGLGLIGGSLALDLKRLGLAKRVMGYNRSPDSRREALRRRACDAVFSDPVEAVQDADLVVLAVPVRTIPALAKKIAPHLKKGAVITDVGSTKAALNAKVRRVLPKRAVWIGGHPIAGSEHTGMASALSGLFRGRWWILTPEGRGEAQTAAKLARLLKALGAKVQSMPATEHDRILATSSHLPHLLAFSLVQLASKKNRRRALKFSGTSFRDGTRVAASSAEMWVDICLDNRRALLAALADYEKLLKALGRDIRGARAGALRRYFDSAARVRRKL from the coding sequence ATGAAACCGATTTTCCCCAATGTCGCCATCCTCGGGCTGGGCCTGATCGGGGGCTCGCTGGCCCTCGATTTGAAGCGGCTCGGCTTGGCCAAGCGGGTCATGGGCTACAACCGTTCGCCGGACTCGCGGCGCGAAGCCCTGCGCCGGCGGGCCTGCGACGCCGTTTTCTCCGACCCGGTCGAAGCGGTCCAAGATGCCGACCTCGTCGTCCTGGCGGTTCCGGTGCGAACGATCCCGGCCTTGGCCAAGAAGATCGCTCCCCATTTGAAAAAAGGCGCCGTCATCACCGACGTCGGGAGCACCAAGGCGGCCTTGAACGCCAAAGTCCGGCGGGTCCTGCCCAAGCGAGCCGTCTGGATCGGCGGCCATCCGATCGCCGGCTCCGAACACACCGGCATGGCCTCGGCCTTGTCCGGGCTGTTCCGCGGCCGCTGGTGGATCCTGACGCCGGAGGGCCGCGGCGAAGCCCAAACCGCCGCCAAGCTCGCTCGGCTCTTGAAAGCGCTCGGAGCCAAAGTCCAATCGATGCCGGCGACCGAGCACGACCGCATTCTGGCCACCTCCAGCCACTTGCCGCACCTCTTGGCTTTCTCCTTGGTCCAATTGGCCTCGAAAAAAAATCGGCGCCGAGCCCTGAAATTCAGCGGCACCAGCTTTCGCGACGGAACCCGGGTGGCGGCCAGCTCGGCCGAGATGTGGGTCGACATCTGCCTCGACAATCGCCGGGCCCTCTTGGCGGCCTTGGCCGACTATGAAAAGCTCTTGAAAGCCTTGGGCCGCGACATCCGAGGGGCGAGGGCCGGGGCGCTGCGGCGCTATTTCGATTCGGCGGCCCGAGTTCGGAGGAAGCTGTGA
- the cysK gene encoding cysteine synthase A: MPRIGQNILDLVFDTPMVKLRKLIGEDAAELWGKMESENPAGSVKDRIGLNMILDGEKRGLITPETVIIEPTSGNTGIGLAMTCAARGYRLILTMPETMSQERKTLLRAYGAELVLTPGPKGMRGAIERANELAEKEGKAFMPQQFKNPANPEVHRRTTAREIIAALGEVPDVFVAGVGTGGTITGVGEVFKKEKPSVRIVAIEPSESPVLSGGQPGPHKIQGIGAGFVPEILNRDVIDEVVTVSYEQARGVARALAEKEGLFVGISSGAAIFASIPIAQKLGKGKRVVTILPSTGERYLSTGLFDAM; this comes from the coding sequence ATGCCACGCATCGGCCAAAATATCCTGGACCTGGTCTTCGACACCCCGATGGTGAAGCTGCGCAAGCTGATCGGGGAAGACGCCGCCGAACTCTGGGGCAAGATGGAAAGCGAGAATCCGGCCGGCTCGGTCAAGGACCGGATCGGGCTCAACATGATCCTCGACGGCGAAAAACGGGGATTGATCACGCCCGAAACCGTCATCATCGAGCCGACCAGCGGCAACACCGGCATCGGCTTGGCCATGACCTGCGCCGCCCGGGGCTACCGCTTGATCCTCACCATGCCCGAGACGATGAGCCAGGAGCGCAAGACCTTGCTACGGGCCTACGGCGCCGAGCTGGTGCTGACTCCCGGCCCCAAAGGCATGCGCGGCGCGATCGAGCGGGCCAACGAATTGGCCGAGAAAGAGGGCAAGGCCTTCATGCCCCAACAGTTTAAGAATCCGGCCAATCCCGAGGTCCATCGCCGGACCACCGCCCGCGAAATCATCGCGGCCCTGGGCGAGGTGCCCGACGTCTTCGTCGCCGGCGTCGGAACCGGCGGCACCATCACCGGTGTGGGCGAGGTCTTCAAAAAGGAAAAGCCCTCGGTGCGGATCGTCGCCATCGAGCCCAGCGAGTCGCCGGTCCTCTCCGGCGGCCAGCCCGGTCCCCACAAGATCCAAGGCATCGGCGCCGGCTTCGTCCCCGAGATTTTGAACCGCGACGTCATCGACGAGGTCGTGACGGTCTCCTATGAGCAGGCCCGCGGCGTCGCCCGGGCCTTGGCCGAAAAAGAGGGCCTCTTCGTCGGCATCTCCTCGGGCGCGGCGATTTTCGCCTCGATCCCCATCGCCCAGAAACTGGGCAAGGGGAAAAGGGTGGTGACGATCCTGCCCAGCACCGGCGAGCGTTACCTATCGACAGGCCTCTTCGATGCGATGTAA
- the pheA gene encoding prephenate dehydratase translates to MSDPEELKRHRQRIDELDAQLLDLLSQRGHEVQAIGKIKQKAGGSFHVPEREVLVLKRLKKLNKGPYDFRAVEEIFREILSASLALEAPLKVAYLGPQATYTHLAAIRKFGAATDFLPQTTLRDVFLEVVGDRVQYGIVPIENSNEGVVTHTLDLFMEFTLTICGEIQLEIKHNLLSKESDLKKVKKVYAHPQAIGQCRHWLEENLPKAQVMPTDSNAKGAMMATKEKGAAAIASDYAAELYKLKILRKHIEDYPNNFTRFLVIGKKPTQPTGHDKTSIMFSTRDEPGVLFRLLKPLADSKINMTKIESRPLKKRAWEYVFFIDLDGHMEEPAIAEVLKTMERECSFFQVLGSYPREISKTNGRA, encoded by the coding sequence CATGAGCGACCCCGAAGAACTCAAGAGACACCGCCAACGCATCGACGAGCTCGACGCCCAGCTGCTCGATCTGCTTTCTCAGCGCGGCCACGAGGTTCAGGCCATCGGCAAGATCAAGCAGAAGGCCGGCGGCTCCTTCCACGTGCCGGAGCGCGAAGTCTTGGTGCTGAAGCGCCTCAAGAAGCTCAATAAAGGCCCCTACGATTTCCGGGCGGTCGAGGAAATCTTCCGGGAAATCCTCTCGGCTTCGCTGGCCCTCGAAGCCCCCTTGAAAGTCGCCTATCTGGGTCCCCAGGCGACCTACACCCATTTGGCCGCCATCCGGAAGTTCGGCGCCGCCACCGATTTCCTCCCCCAGACCACCTTGCGCGACGTCTTCCTGGAAGTGGTCGGCGACCGGGTCCAATACGGCATCGTCCCGATCGAAAACTCCAACGAGGGCGTGGTCACCCATACCCTGGATCTCTTCATGGAATTCACGCTCACGATCTGCGGCGAGATCCAACTCGAGATCAAGCACAACCTGCTCTCCAAGGAGAGCGACCTGAAGAAGGTCAAGAAGGTCTACGCTCATCCCCAAGCCATCGGCCAATGCCGCCATTGGCTCGAGGAAAATCTGCCCAAGGCTCAGGTGATGCCCACCGACTCCAACGCCAAGGGCGCGATGATGGCGACCAAGGAAAAGGGCGCCGCGGCCATTGCCAGCGATTACGCCGCCGAGCTCTACAAGCTGAAGATCCTCCGCAAGCACATCGAGGACTACCCCAACAACTTCACCCGCTTCTTGGTGATCGGCAAAAAGCCGACCCAGCCGACCGGCCATGACAAGACCTCGATCATGTTCTCGACCCGCGACGAGCCCGGCGTGCTCTTCCGGCTCTTGAAGCCGCTGGCCGACAGCAAGATCAACATGACCAAGATCGAATCCAGGCCGCTCAAGAAACGGGCCTGGGAATACGTCTTTTTCATCGACCTCGACGGCCACATGGAAGAGCCGGCGATCGCCGAGGTGCTCAAAACCATGGAGCGGGAATGCAGCTTCTTCCAAGTTCTGGGCTCCTATCCCCGCGAAATCAGCAAGACCAACGGCCGCGCATGA
- the aroA gene encoding 3-phosphoshikimate 1-carboxyvinyltransferase, producing MSVVVTIQPSPTLKGELRVPGDKSISHRAVMLSALAEGRSILRGLLMGEDVLSTIGCFQAMGVPIQVAADKVVVDGVGLRGLKPPAKVLDCGNSGTTLRLMMGILAAQPFETRLTGDASLNRRPMERVAKPLREMGAQIEEFRASETERIVKVTGRPLRGIHYKLPMASAQVKSAVLLAGLYASGETAVEEGMASRDHSELMLQAKGAPLSRQGGRIRIQAASRLKAEDLEIPGDISSAAFFLVGAAIGKNSEILLKNVGVNPTRTGILDVLSAMGASIEELSQRSIAGEAVADLRVKASALKAARIEGALIPRLIDEIPILCIAAAAASGKTEVRDAAELRVKETDRIAAMERELAKLGVRFQGQAEGIDVEGPAAFQAGDFESGGDHRVAMSMAIAATQAPSASRIHGIECVQTSYPDFFRHLAGLASNPS from the coding sequence GTGAGCGTCGTCGTCACCATCCAACCTTCGCCGACACTGAAGGGCGAGCTCCGAGTGCCCGGCGACAAGTCGATCTCCCATCGAGCGGTCATGCTCTCGGCGTTGGCCGAAGGGCGCTCGATCCTGCGGGGCCTCTTGATGGGCGAGGACGTGCTCTCGACCATCGGCTGCTTCCAGGCGATGGGCGTGCCGATCCAAGTCGCGGCCGACAAGGTCGTCGTCGATGGCGTCGGCCTGCGCGGCCTCAAGCCGCCGGCCAAGGTCCTGGACTGCGGAAATTCCGGCACGACCCTGCGCTTGATGATGGGCATCCTCGCCGCCCAACCTTTCGAAACCCGGCTGACCGGCGATGCCAGCCTCAATCGCCGGCCGATGGAGCGGGTGGCCAAGCCGCTCCGCGAGATGGGCGCCCAGATCGAGGAGTTTCGGGCTTCCGAAACCGAACGGATCGTCAAGGTGACCGGCCGGCCGCTCCGCGGCATCCATTACAAGCTGCCGATGGCCAGTGCCCAGGTGAAGAGCGCCGTCCTCCTGGCCGGCCTCTATGCCTCCGGCGAAACGGCGGTGGAGGAGGGCATGGCCTCGCGCGATCATAGCGAGCTCATGCTCCAGGCCAAGGGAGCGCCCTTGAGCCGTCAAGGCGGCCGGATCCGAATTCAAGCCGCGTCTCGGCTGAAGGCCGAGGACTTGGAAATTCCCGGCGACATCAGCTCGGCCGCCTTTTTTCTGGTCGGCGCCGCCATCGGCAAGAATTCCGAAATCCTGCTCAAGAACGTCGGCGTCAACCCGACCCGCACCGGGATTCTCGATGTCCTTTCCGCCATGGGCGCCTCGATCGAAGAGCTCAGCCAGCGATCCATCGCCGGCGAGGCGGTCGCCGACCTGCGAGTGAAGGCCTCGGCCTTGAAAGCCGCCCGGATCGAAGGCGCACTCATCCCGCGTTTGATCGACGAGATCCCGATCCTCTGCATCGCGGCCGCCGCGGCCAGTGGCAAAACCGAAGTCCGCGACGCCGCCGAGCTGCGGGTGAAGGAAACCGACCGGATCGCGGCCATGGAACGAGAGCTCGCCAAACTGGGCGTGAGATTCCAGGGCCAGGCCGAGGGCATCGACGTCGAGGGCCCCGCGGCCTTCCAAGCCGGCGATTTCGAAAGCGGCGGCGACCATCGAGTGGCGATGAGCATGGCGATCGCGGCAACCCAAGCCCCGTCGGCTTCGAGGATTCATGGCATCGAGTGCGTCCAAACCTCTTATCCTGATTTTTTTCGGCATCTCGCGGGCCTGGCCTCCAACCCTTCATGA
- the ispH gene encoding 4-hydroxy-3-methylbut-2-enyl diphosphate reductase, with protein sequence MTTQNTPALEVIVARSAGTCFGVEAAIELAEKHRKPILGPIVHNPQIVNDLAQKGIPILERYQEMDNLSSQGIQEVVITAHGYPKELKETLIEKGIQFHDATCPVLLKWVYRKIRTFEDQGFHIILIGNPNHAEIIASRSYGNNIHVVYSKEEVDRLPPGLEKTIAICQTTITKEKFEKLVKYIRDTKYPDMRAVDTRCKPVKNQQEAVEDLAQWVDAILIVGGFNSSNTTNLANLAKKYLPEKTYHIDSPDLLQAEWLKDIRHLGIGAGTSTPKSQIDDVQRRVAELFPGEVLFRKEGTDGEILDGDFAPEDEF encoded by the coding sequence ATGACCACCCAGAACACCCCCGCCCTCGAAGTCATCGTGGCCCGCAGCGCCGGGACCTGCTTCGGGGTCGAGGCCGCCATCGAGCTGGCTGAAAAGCATCGCAAGCCCATCCTCGGGCCGATCGTCCATAACCCTCAAATCGTCAATGATTTAGCCCAAAAAGGCATACCGATCCTTGAGCGTTATCAGGAGATGGACAACCTGAGCAGCCAGGGCATCCAAGAAGTGGTCATCACCGCCCACGGCTATCCCAAGGAGCTCAAGGAGACCCTGATCGAGAAGGGCATCCAGTTCCACGACGCGACCTGCCCGGTGCTACTGAAGTGGGTCTACCGCAAGATCCGCACCTTCGAGGACCAAGGCTTCCACATCATCCTGATCGGCAACCCCAACCACGCCGAGATCATCGCCAGCCGGAGCTACGGCAACAATATCCACGTCGTCTATTCCAAGGAAGAGGTCGACCGGCTGCCGCCGGGCCTCGAGAAGACGATCGCGATCTGCCAGACCACGATCACCAAGGAAAAGTTCGAAAAGCTGGTGAAATATATTCGCGACACCAAGTATCCCGACATGCGGGCGGTCGATACCCGCTGCAAGCCGGTGAAGAACCAGCAGGAAGCGGTCGAGGATCTGGCCCAGTGGGTCGATGCCATTCTCATCGTCGGCGGCTTCAATTCCAGCAACACGACCAATCTGGCCAACCTGGCCAAGAAGTACCTGCCGGAAAAGACTTACCACATCGACTCGCCGGACCTGCTCCAGGCCGAATGGCTCAAGGACATCCGGCATCTCGGCATCGGCGCCGGCACCTCGACGCCGAAGTCGCAGATTGACGACGTTCAGCGCCGAGTTGCCGAGCTCTTTCCCGGCGAAGTGCTGTTCCGCAAGGAAGGCACCGATGGCGAAATCCTCGACGGCGACTTCGCCCCCGAAGATGAGTTTTAG
- a CDS encoding 30S ribosomal protein S1 yields MLNNNEDFGALFEESLKKHPLNEGELVKGTVVKVTRDYVMVDIGFKSEGQINIDEFRNLDGEVTVQPGEKVDVVFEAAEDESGMVVLSKEKADALQAWDKLAEVEKENGIIEGVIINKIKGGMVVNVGGVRAFLPGSQIDLKPVKSLDKLIGKKFRFKILKLNKAKGNVVLSRRAILELEREVQKAELLKNIAEGQVVEGQVKNITDYGAFIDLGGIDGLLHITDMTWGRIQHPSEVVALGQTLKVVVLKFDQDSHKVSLGLKQLSSDPWESVPEKYTVGTRLSGKVVNVTDYGAFVELEEGVEGLVHVSEMSWLKKVKHPSKIVNVGDTIEAVVLDFDSNSRRISLGMKQIEPNPWSQLQKKYPLGSRVKGQVKNVTDFGVFIGIEEGIDGLVHVSDFSWAHKAKHPSEVYQKGQEVEAVVLNIDQENERFSLGVKQLDEDPYQKILRSFGTGSHVKGKVSSVENNGVLLDLGDEVMGFISNKELDGESPAVGDEIEAQVTNIDDKEHRVVMSIRAYHKSTEKQALEDFRAKQGDSTATLSDVLKS; encoded by the coding sequence ATGCTCAATAATAACGAAGACTTCGGGGCTCTTTTTGAAGAATCCCTTAAGAAACATCCCCTCAACGAGGGGGAGCTCGTCAAGGGCACCGTGGTCAAAGTGACCCGCGATTACGTCATGGTCGACATCGGTTTTAAGTCCGAGGGCCAGATCAATATCGATGAATTCCGCAATCTCGACGGCGAAGTGACCGTCCAACCCGGCGAAAAAGTCGACGTGGTGTTCGAGGCCGCCGAAGACGAATCCGGCATGGTGGTCTTAAGCAAGGAAAAGGCCGACGCCCTCCAAGCTTGGGACAAGCTGGCCGAGGTCGAAAAAGAAAACGGAATCATCGAAGGCGTCATCATCAACAAGATCAAGGGCGGCATGGTCGTCAACGTCGGCGGCGTGCGGGCCTTCCTTCCCGGCTCCCAGATCGACCTCAAGCCGGTCAAGAGCCTCGACAAGCTCATCGGCAAGAAATTCCGCTTCAAGATCCTCAAGCTCAACAAGGCCAAGGGCAACGTCGTCCTTTCGCGCCGCGCGATCCTCGAGCTGGAGCGCGAGGTCCAGAAGGCCGAGCTCCTCAAGAACATCGCCGAAGGCCAGGTCGTCGAGGGTCAGGTCAAGAACATCACCGACTACGGCGCCTTCATCGATTTGGGCGGCATCGACGGCTTGCTCCACATCACCGACATGACTTGGGGCCGGATTCAGCATCCTTCCGAGGTGGTGGCCCTGGGCCAAACGCTCAAGGTGGTCGTTCTCAAGTTCGACCAAGACAGCCACAAGGTCAGCCTGGGCTTGAAGCAGCTCAGCTCCGATCCGTGGGAGAGCGTGCCCGAGAAATACACCGTCGGCACCCGCCTGAGCGGCAAGGTCGTCAACGTCACCGATTACGGCGCCTTCGTCGAGCTCGAAGAGGGCGTCGAGGGCTTGGTTCACGTCAGCGAGATGAGCTGGCTCAAGAAGGTCAAGCACCCGTCCAAGATCGTCAACGTCGGCGACACCATCGAGGCGGTGGTCCTCGATTTCGACTCCAATAGCCGCCGGATCTCGCTCGGCATGAAGCAAATCGAGCCCAACCCCTGGAGCCAGCTCCAAAAGAAGTATCCGCTCGGCTCGCGGGTCAAGGGCCAGGTCAAGAACGTCACCGACTTCGGCGTCTTCATCGGCATCGAAGAGGGCATCGACGGCTTGGTTCACGTCTCCGATTTCAGCTGGGCCCACAAGGCCAAGCACCCTTCCGAGGTCTATCAGAAGGGCCAAGAGGTCGAGGCGGTGGTCCTCAATATCGACCAGGAGAACGAGCGCTTCTCGCTCGGCGTCAAGCAACTGGACGAAGACCCTTATCAGAAGATCCTGCGCTCCTTCGGCACCGGCAGCCACGTCAAGGGTAAGGTGAGCTCGGTCGAAAACAACGGCGTCCTGCTCGATTTAGGCGACGAAGTCATGGGCTTCATCTCCAACAAGGAGCTCGATGGCGAATCGCCGGCGGTCGGCGACGAGATCGAGGCCCAGGTGACCAACATCGACGACAAGGAGCACCGGGTCGTGATGAGCATCCGGGCTTACCACAAGTCGACCGAGAAGCAGGCCTTGGAGGATTTCCGGGCCAAGCAGGGCGATTCGACGGCGACTTTATCCGACGTCTTGAAGAGCTAA
- the sppA gene encoding signal peptide peptidase SppA: MKRYWLLFIGFTTLGLLGFTLFLAWAVSQAEGGLHMPGKTRVAVVEIRGGIFDPKDSIEELNRVYKNDGIKALILRIDSPGGGVSASQEIYDAVLRVKEKKDVIVSMGTVAASGGYYIAVAADTIVALPGTITGSIGVLMDYTNVEGLLELLRVKAEVLKSGKMKDVGSPLRPITPEERAYLQDLLDDMHRQFIEAVARGRGLTMAETEELADGRVFTGEQAMDLGLVDELGGQQRAVEIAQDLLGLDEEPELVYPRKKKSGFFELLAEGEATSTFLKWYYFLREGRALYWTKGMML, translated from the coding sequence ATGAAGCGCTATTGGCTTCTTTTCATCGGTTTCACGACTTTGGGGCTTCTCGGCTTTACGCTCTTCCTGGCCTGGGCTGTAAGCCAGGCCGAAGGGGGGCTCCACATGCCGGGCAAGACCCGGGTTGCGGTGGTCGAGATTCGGGGCGGCATTTTCGACCCCAAGGATTCGATCGAGGAACTGAATCGGGTCTATAAAAACGACGGCATCAAGGCCCTGATTCTGCGGATCGATTCACCGGGCGGCGGCGTCAGCGCGTCCCAGGAGATCTACGACGCGGTTCTTCGGGTGAAGGAAAAGAAGGATGTCATCGTCTCGATGGGGACGGTGGCGGCCTCCGGCGGTTACTACATCGCGGTGGCCGCGGACACGATCGTGGCCTTGCCCGGGACCATCACCGGCAGCATCGGCGTCCTGATGGACTACACCAACGTCGAGGGCCTGCTCGAGCTGCTTCGGGTCAAGGCCGAGGTCCTCAAGTCGGGGAAAATGAAGGACGTCGGCAGCCCGCTGCGTCCGATCACCCCCGAAGAGCGGGCCTACCTTCAGGACCTGCTGGACGACATGCACCGCCAGTTCATCGAGGCGGTGGCCCGGGGCCGGGGCCTGACGATGGCCGAGACCGAGGAGCTGGCCGATGGCCGGGTCTTCACCGGCGAGCAAGCGATGGACTTGGGCTTGGTCGATGAGCTGGGCGGTCAACAAAGGGCGGTCGAAATCGCCCAAGACCTCTTGGGTCTGGACGAAGAGCCCGAATTGGTCTACCCCAGGAAGAAGAAATCCGGCTTCTTCGAATTGTTGGCCGAGGGTGAGGCAACGTCGACGTTTCTGAAGTGGTATTACTTTTTACGCGAAGGTCGTGCGCTTTATTGGACGAAGGGGATGATGCTATGA
- a CDS encoding LapA family protein, whose translation MAAWRFVKVILAALILFVVANFFITNSTEQAASLATKISFKFNMPPFLYLESIDFPVGYLLIIAFTLGMVFAALIGAVNAFTRNREVKMKNKTIRELEREIDELRDSLAREKNVLPEVKLSEELNRLPSQPEIH comes from the coding sequence ATGGCCGCTTGGCGCTTCGTTAAAGTGATCTTAGCCGCGTTGATCCTGTTCGTCGTCGCGAACTTCTTCATCACCAACTCGACCGAGCAGGCGGCGAGCCTGGCGACCAAGATCAGCTTCAAGTTCAACATGCCGCCTTTCCTGTATTTGGAGTCGATCGACTTCCCGGTGGGCTATCTCCTGATCATCGCCTTCACGCTGGGAATGGTCTTCGCGGCCCTGATCGGGGCGGTCAACGCCTTCACCCGCAACCGCGAGGTCAAGATGAAGAACAAGACCATCCGGGAACTGGAGCGGGAGATCGACGAGCTGCGCGATTCGCTGGCCCGGGAAAAGAACGTCCTGCCCGAGGTCAAGCTTTCGGAGGAGCTCAACCGGCTGCCTTCGCAACCCGAGATCCATTGA
- a CDS encoding integration host factor subunit beta, whose protein sequence is MNKSDLVDRLTEQLKTLSRKEVDLIVDTVFDKMTEALGHGDRIEIRGFGSFEVRTRNARQGRNPKSGEKVFVTTRRVPFFKVGKELKERINDGGETAAAPVQKASGE, encoded by the coding sequence ATGAACAAAAGCGATCTGGTCGATCGTCTCACCGAACAACTCAAGACCTTATCCCGAAAAGAAGTCGATTTGATCGTCGACACCGTCTTCGACAAAATGACCGAAGCCTTGGGCCACGGCGACCGGATCGAGATCCGCGGTTTCGGCAGCTTCGAGGTTCGAACCCGGAACGCCCGTCAAGGACGCAATCCCAAGAGCGGGGAAAAGGTCTTCGTCACCACCCGCCGAGTCCCGTTTTTCAAGGTCGGCAAGGAATTGAAAGAGCGCATCAACGACGGCGGCGAAACCGCCGCGGCGCCGGTCCAGAAGGCGAGCGGCGAATGA
- a CDS encoding LuxR C-terminal-related transcriptional regulator, whose protein sequence is MLQSIQKKSSSQIGGCPHAQSVLESMLETKGWPKLALDPQGHLLWISERAQTLLASGKSEWKVPPDLAGAARHLCSLTETRSSPASPISSWIPSGNGQSSLAVELRLVRTSTGASFVMVELMDLPERCRLTKAEVHVLALVAEGLSNREIARRIFISTSTVHSHLKSVMSKLDVRSRTRAALVAHGIFVRSSFIHSQ, encoded by the coding sequence ATGTTGCAGTCGATCCAAAAAAAATCGAGCTCGCAGATCGGTGGGTGCCCTCATGCCCAATCGGTTCTGGAATCGATGCTGGAAACGAAGGGATGGCCCAAGCTGGCGCTGGATCCCCAAGGCCATTTGCTGTGGATATCGGAGCGCGCCCAAACCCTGTTAGCTTCGGGCAAGAGCGAGTGGAAAGTTCCTCCGGATTTGGCCGGAGCGGCACGGCATCTCTGCTCTTTGACCGAAACTCGTTCGAGTCCCGCCTCCCCGATTTCCTCATGGATCCCGTCCGGCAATGGCCAATCGTCCCTTGCCGTCGAATTGCGTCTTGTCCGGACATCGACCGGAGCTTCCTTCGTCATGGTCGAGCTAATGGACCTACCGGAGCGTTGCCGGCTCACAAAGGCCGAGGTTCATGTCCTGGCGTTGGTGGCCGAGGGCTTGAGCAATCGCGAAATTGCCCGCCGCATTTTCATTTCCACAAGCACTGTCCATTCCCACCTGAAGAGCGTCATGAGCAAGCTTGACGTGCGCTCCCGAACCCGAGCGGCGCTGGTGGCTCATGGAATTTTCGTAAGAAGTTCGTTCATCCATTCGCAATAA
- a CDS encoding HIT domain-containing protein, giving the protein MKDLWAPWRKEFILGPKIEGCIFCKLPKQKKDRDNLILFRGKHHFIILNRFPYNNGHLMVVPYRHTKDMSRLKDPENAEMLRLSALSIKALEKTMFPQGHNLGINLGAAGGAGIRDHLHLHVVPRWTGDTNWMPVLDETKVMIEYLWETYDRLKPMLEKLAKKRRSS; this is encoded by the coding sequence ATGAAAGACCTCTGGGCGCCCTGGAGGAAAGAATTCATCCTGGGCCCCAAGATCGAGGGCTGCATTTTCTGCAAGCTGCCCAAGCAGAAAAAAGACCGCGACAACCTCATCCTCTTTCGCGGCAAACATCATTTCATTATCCTGAACCGCTTTCCCTACAATAACGGCCACCTCATGGTGGTTCCTTACCGCCACACCAAGGACATGAGCCGCTTGAAGGACCCGGAAAACGCCGAGATGCTCCGGCTCTCGGCCCTATCGATCAAGGCCCTCGAAAAGACCATGTTCCCCCAGGGCCATAACTTGGGAATCAACCTCGGCGCGGCCGGCGGCGCCGGAATCCGCGATCACCTCCATCTCCACGTGGTCCCGCGCTGGACCGGCGACACCAATTGGATGCCGGTGCTGGACGAGACCAAGGTGATGATCGAATATCTTTGGGAGACTTACGACCGCTTGAAGCCGATGCTGGAAAAGCTGGCAAAAAAGCGAAGATCATCGTAA